A section of the Hippea sp. KM1 genome encodes:
- a CDS encoding ABC transporter substrate-binding protein yields MKRFLIALFIILIAQLSAAKPIKVRLKLNWKYQFEFAGYIAAKEKGFYKDAGLDVDIIEYDHGAVVDDVLNGKVEFGVAGSDIFTSIINRKPIVIVANFFKKSPLVLAVKPSILFPKQLNNKVLYCGGTDITLTSVGLLIKKFNIHFKKIIKKKGSYTIKPFIDGKVDAIPIYITNQTYMLNELGIPYNIIDPSNYGIFAYSGNLFTSREFLEKHPDIVKRFTEASIKGWQYALSHKDEIAHIIYNKYSSKKSLKALIFEANMIEDVIMPDVFSLGFIDKNIIKKITSKFAKILNKEPPLNIDEYIKTPHKSALFTKREMEFIKKHPSITYCIRPNLRPVEFIDKDGGAKGISIELLKKISNITHIKFKLLKTRNFNESLRFFREGKCQLLPTMGNKKLLKKQAIFTKPYAKQELFIFSKSNISFVNSLCELKNKIFLEAKYTSPTLIIKEQCPQITIKEFNTFDEVFKRLEEDPNYFCVISPLIASYYIKRYRLKNIKIVGTTNRYIEISMAINKNLPTLASIINKALSKIGKSGIEKISSYQLSKQSQEIYKKRIIQIVSISIIVILFLFWVIRVFYRKNEELLKTKKRLEESLKNFEAIMENSIQMTILIKTDGRCLQFNDMALHSLKYSESELKDKNISDLVPQGETEKIKEAIENRDTFELNLIKKDNTILNTLAKATRIKIKNEEITLITAVDITPIKRLQQQLNNLNRQLSKRVKEETEKNIKKDRMIMQQSKAAALGEMMGMIAHQWRQPINAISATVNNLLIQIQMDRLDSKTLTNKLSNILQYIQHLNATIEDFRNFYKPQTVKEPTNIDELLETLLKIVKDHFVSKNITIKTDFNCSCMINLYGNELKHVILNILNNARDVLIERNIEKPTITITTRAEGNHAVIIITDNGGGIDENVIEHIFDAYFTTKGKKGTGLGLYMSKIIIEEHLNGRIEAYNTEDGAAFKIYLPMK; encoded by the coding sequence ATGAAACGATTTTTAATAGCCCTCTTTATCATCCTTATAGCTCAACTATCCGCTGCAAAACCCATAAAGGTGAGGCTAAAGCTAAACTGGAAGTATCAATTCGAGTTTGCAGGATACATAGCCGCCAAGGAGAAGGGCTTTTATAAAGATGCAGGCCTGGATGTGGATATTATAGAATACGACCACGGTGCGGTGGTCGATGATGTCTTAAACGGGAAGGTTGAGTTCGGTGTTGCAGGCAGCGATATATTCACATCCATCATAAACAGAAAACCCATAGTTATTGTCGCAAACTTTTTTAAGAAATCACCATTGGTTTTGGCAGTTAAACCCTCCATACTTTTCCCCAAGCAGCTAAACAACAAGGTGTTGTATTGCGGCGGCACCGACATAACACTTACCAGCGTCGGACTTCTAATAAAGAAGTTCAACATACACTTCAAAAAGATCATCAAGAAGAAGGGCTCATACACAATAAAACCCTTTATCGATGGCAAGGTCGATGCGATACCCATATACATAACCAACCAGACATACATGCTCAACGAGTTAGGCATACCATACAACATCATCGACCCGTCCAATTACGGCATATTTGCATACTCAGGCAACCTCTTCACATCAAGGGAATTTTTAGAAAAACACCCAGACATAGTAAAGAGATTCACAGAGGCATCAATAAAGGGGTGGCAATACGCCCTTTCTCACAAAGACGAGATCGCACATATCATATACAACAAATACTCATCAAAAAAATCCCTAAAAGCCTTAATATTTGAGGCAAACATGATAGAGGATGTGATCATGCCCGATGTGTTTAGCTTAGGCTTTATAGACAAAAACATCATAAAGAAGATAACATCAAAGTTTGCAAAGATACTAAACAAAGAGCCACCGCTAAACATTGATGAATACATAAAAACACCGCATAAATCGGCCCTGTTTACCAAAAGGGAGATGGAGTTTATAAAAAAACACCCATCAATAACATACTGTATAAGGCCAAATCTAAGGCCTGTTGAATTCATAGACAAAGACGGCGGCGCAAAAGGCATATCCATAGAGTTGCTAAAGAAGATCTCAAACATCACACACATCAAATTCAAACTCTTAAAAACCCGCAACTTCAATGAATCGCTGAGGTTCTTCAGGGAGGGCAAATGTCAGCTTTTGCCCACTATGGGCAACAAAAAACTTCTAAAAAAACAGGCCATCTTCACCAAACCGTATGCAAAGCAGGAGCTATTCATCTTCTCAAAGAGCAATATAAGCTTTGTAAACTCCCTATGCGAGCTTAAAAACAAGATATTCTTAGAGGCAAAATACACATCCCCGACATTGATTATAAAGGAGCAGTGCCCGCAGATTACCATCAAGGAATTCAACACATTTGATGAGGTGTTTAAAAGGCTGGAGGAAGACCCCAATTACTTCTGCGTGATAAGCCCACTAATAGCAAGCTATTACATAAAGAGATACCGCCTAAAAAACATAAAGATCGTTGGAACAACAAACAGATATATAGAGATATCCATGGCAATAAACAAAAACCTGCCCACACTTGCAAGCATAATCAACAAGGCTCTATCCAAAATCGGAAAAAGCGGTATAGAGAAAATCAGCTCATACCAGCTTTCAAAACAATCCCAAGAGATATACAAAAAGCGCATAATTCAGATTGTTTCTATCTCGATTATAGTCATCCTGTTTCTATTCTGGGTAATAAGGGTATTTTACAGGAAAAACGAAGAGTTACTAAAGACAAAAAAGAGGCTTGAGGAATCGCTAAAGAACTTTGAGGCCATAATGGAGAACTCCATCCAGATGACAATACTCATCAAAACAGACGGAAGATGTCTGCAATTTAACGATATGGCGCTCCATTCGCTTAAATATTCAGAAAGCGAGTTAAAGGATAAGAACATATCAGACCTGGTGCCGCAAGGAGAAACAGAGAAGATCAAAGAGGCGATAGAAAACAGGGATACATTTGAACTAAACCTGATAAAAAAGGACAACACCATCTTGAACACGCTGGCCAAGGCCACAAGGATAAAGATAAAAAACGAAGAGATCACGCTCATCACAGCCGTCGATATAACACCTATAAAGAGGTTGCAACAACAGCTGAACAACCTAAATAGGCAGCTAAGCAAAAGGGTAAAGGAAGAAACAGAGAAAAACATAAAAAAAGACAGGATGATTATGCAACAATCCAAAGCAGCAGCATTGGGCGAGATGATGGGCATGATAGCCCATCAATGGAGGCAACCCATAAACGCCATATCGGCCACCGTTAACAACCTCTTAATACAGATTCAGATGGACAGGCTCGATAGCAAGACCCTGACAAATAAGCTGTCCAACATATTGCAGTACATTCAGCACCTAAACGCAACCATAGAGGACTTCAGGAATTTCTACAAACCTCAAACAGTCAAGGAACCAACGAACATTGATGAGCTTTTAGAAACGCTCCTAAAGATCGTCAAGGACCACTTTGTAAGCAAAAATATAACCATAAAGACCGATTTTAACTGCTCATGCATGATCAACCTATACGGCAACGAGCTAAAGCATGTCATACTAAACATACTAAACAACGCCCGGGATGTGCTAATTGAAAGAAACATAGAGAAACCGACCATAACAATAACCACCAGGGCCGAAGGCAACCATGCGGTTATAATCATTACAGACAACGGCGGCGGTATTGATGAGAATGTCATAGAACACATATTCGACGCCTATTTTACAACAAAGGGCAAAAAAGGGACGGGGCTTGGCCTTTATATGAGCAAAATCATTATAGAGGAGCACCTAAACGGCAGGATAGAGGCATACAACACAGAAGACGGCGCGGCATTCAAGATATACCTGCCTATGAAATAG
- a CDS encoding EAL domain-containing protein, whose protein sequence is MDKELFDKIQQIKDEENITVLYVEDDDSIRLETIQLLSHFFNNIEEAKDGLEGLEKFKKNRHDIVITDINMPKMDGITMVKKIKEIDRKVPILIITAFNNMEYLLESIKIGVYGYIIKPIDIDQLMDSVYRVIEKTILRKERDRAIALLEQYRHIIDESFTVTKTDPKGIITYVNEKFCQSSGYSKEELLGKPHNIVRHPDMPSEAFKDLWDTIQSKRIWKGLVKNRTKDGKAIYMRAHIAPILDEKGNIKEYIAVRENVTDLINPKKVLQDKINELKNPLLVLCKIEDYEDLENLYSQEMLEQLQDRFLEEAKRFTFNGFSFDFSYKLDNGEFAFLKEYRISEENINEFLENIKYFQEWVRNRPIKIGEYEYEIELLLSFTQQKEYMLKNATLGIKKAEREKLDIVKADGLYQQIQQKAKDNIKMLKTIRDAIKHKRIVSYYQPIFNNKTGKIEKYESLVRLIDSNGNILTPFTFLNIAKIGKYYKQITHIVIENTLSTIEKTKKEVSINLSSIDIEDKITREKLIVRLRENPEIAKRLVIELLEDEGIHHEHLVKNFIKNMKKVGAKIAIDDFGSGYSNFSRLIEYEPDYIKIDASLIKNIKDNKSNLDIVEAIKMFADRQGYKTIAEFVSDEEIFKIVKSLGIDYSQGFYIGKPQPSIEQ, encoded by the coding sequence ATGGATAAAGAGCTATTTGATAAAATCCAGCAGATAAAAGACGAGGAAAACATAACCGTTCTATATGTCGAGGACGATGATAGCATAAGGCTGGAAACCATCCAGCTTCTAAGCCACTTCTTCAATAACATAGAGGAAGCCAAAGACGGCTTAGAGGGGCTTGAGAAGTTTAAGAAGAATCGGCACGACATCGTAATAACAGACATCAACATGCCAAAAATGGACGGCATAACGATGGTCAAAAAGATTAAAGAGATAGACAGAAAGGTGCCCATACTCATCATAACCGCCTTCAACAACATGGAGTATCTCTTAGAAAGCATAAAGATAGGCGTCTATGGATACATAATAAAGCCCATAGACATTGACCAGCTTATGGATTCAGTCTATAGGGTCATAGAAAAAACCATTCTAAGGAAGGAAAGGGATAGGGCTATAGCCCTGCTTGAGCAATACAGGCACATAATAGATGAAAGCTTTACCGTTACAAAGACCGACCCCAAGGGCATCATAACATATGTAAACGAGAAGTTCTGCCAATCCAGCGGATACTCAAAAGAGGAGCTTCTGGGCAAGCCGCACAATATAGTAAGACACCCGGATATGCCGTCTGAGGCCTTTAAAGACCTATGGGATACCATACAATCCAAAAGGATATGGAAGGGGCTTGTAAAAAACAGAACAAAGGACGGCAAGGCCATCTATATGAGGGCCCACATAGCCCCCATACTTGACGAAAAAGGCAACATAAAAGAATACATAGCCGTAAGGGAGAATGTAACAGACCTCATCAACCCCAAAAAGGTCTTACAGGATAAGATAAACGAGTTGAAAAACCCGTTGCTGGTTCTGTGCAAAATCGAGGATTATGAGGATCTTGAAAACCTATACAGCCAGGAGATGCTTGAGCAATTGCAGGATAGATTCTTAGAAGAGGCGAAGAGGTTTACATTCAACGGATTCTCGTTTGACTTTTCATACAAGTTAGACAACGGCGAGTTTGCCTTCTTAAAGGAATATAGAATCTCTGAGGAGAACATAAATGAGTTTTTGGAAAACATAAAATACTTTCAAGAGTGGGTCAGAAACAGGCCGATAAAGATCGGTGAATACGAATACGAGATAGAGCTCCTTTTAAGCTTCACCCAGCAGAAGGAATACATGCTAAAAAACGCAACCTTAGGCATAAAGAAGGCCGAAAGGGAAAAGCTCGACATAGTCAAGGCAGACGGTCTATATCAGCAGATACAACAGAAGGCAAAAGACAACATAAAGATGCTAAAGACCATAAGGGATGCCATAAAACACAAAAGGATTGTTTCATACTATCAACCAATATTCAACAACAAGACGGGAAAGATAGAGAAATACGAATCCCTGGTCAGGCTTATCGACTCAAACGGCAACATACTAACGCCGTTTACATTCCTCAATATAGCCAAGATAGGCAAGTATTACAAACAGATAACCCACATAGTGATAGAAAACACCTTAAGCACCATAGAAAAGACCAAAAAAGAGGTCTCTATAAACCTATCATCCATAGATATAGAGGACAAAATCACAAGGGAAAAGCTAATCGTTAGATTGAGGGAAAATCCAGAGATAGCAAAGAGGCTCGTTATAGAGCTTTTGGAGGATGAGGGCATCCACCATGAGCATTTAGTAAAAAACTTCATAAAGAATATGAAAAAGGTCGGCGCCAAGATAGCCATAGACGATTTTGGCAGCGGCTATTCAAACTTCTCCAGGCTCATAGAATACGAACCGGATTACATAAAGATAGACGCATCGCTCATAAAAAACATAAAGGACAACAAAAGCAATTTAGACATTGTTGAGGCCATAAAGATGTTTGCAGATAGACAGGGGTATAAAACCATTGCCGAGTTTGTCTCAGATGAGGAGATATTCAAGATAGTAAAATCCTTGGGCATAGACTATTCGCAGGGGTTCTATATAGGCAAACCGCAACCCTCAATAGAGCAATGA
- a CDS encoding thiamine pyrophosphate-dependent enzyme, translating to MKLFLSGNEAIAFGLIEAGVRFISAYPGTPSSEVLPTAVKIKQQFGIGGYFEWSVNEKAAFEEATAANFSGLSVAVVMKQVGLNVAMDPYMNTAIVGSIGGFVVVVADDPGPHSSQTEQDSRFLAQFAKIPVLEPSTPKEAYEFAKRAVDLSKKYSLPVMLRTTTRVSHSREDIAVGRIEDVKLKPEFKKNTDRFAATPHFRFLLHKELNNKIRAIKGKPGFRIFYNGNRLLITSGISFAYLCDIVEEFGLHDKVRILKIDMPFPIDELKLQEYVDRYNDVLVIEEGYPVIENQIIDRRRIKGRWNGFVPSEGELTIDVIKGLLRDFGVLEFKENTVAVKPPFKRPSLCPGCGHRSAFFAIREVFKNQAIYTGDIGCYTLGLNLKAVDTVHCMGASVSFAFGFDKAFSIAGDFKYIVATIGDSTFFHSGITPLIDAMHNKSRFILVILDNATTAMTGNQPTPANPFNAAFDGANPISIESTVRSLGVEFLRVRDAYDIEGLKTDLKEAKQYIETHSKPAVLIFRHPCVYTKEGLSLNPAFEDVYVDEAKCTGCKICINRFECPSLLFDEDTKKVTIDLSTCIKCGQCIYSCPYNAIKVKK from the coding sequence ATGAAACTATTCCTTTCTGGCAATGAGGCGATAGCCTTTGGTTTGATTGAAGCGGGCGTTAGGTTTATCAGCGCCTATCCAGGCACACCATCGAGTGAGGTTTTGCCCACGGCCGTTAAGATAAAACAGCAGTTCGGCATAGGCGGTTATTTTGAATGGTCGGTTAATGAGAAGGCTGCCTTTGAGGAGGCCACAGCCGCCAATTTCAGCGGCCTGTCTGTTGCCGTGGTTATGAAGCAGGTTGGCTTGAATGTTGCTATGGATCCATACATGAATACAGCTATTGTGGGCAGCATTGGCGGCTTTGTTGTCGTGGTAGCAGACGATCCTGGCCCTCACTCATCCCAGACGGAGCAGGATTCGAGGTTTTTGGCTCAGTTTGCCAAGATTCCCGTATTGGAGCCATCAACACCCAAGGAGGCGTATGAGTTTGCAAAGAGGGCTGTGGATTTAAGCAAAAAATACTCCCTGCCTGTAATGCTTAGAACCACAACGAGGGTTTCGCACTCCCGTGAGGATATAGCCGTTGGCAGAATTGAGGATGTAAAACTAAAACCTGAATTTAAGAAGAATACGGATAGGTTCGCTGCAACCCCCCATTTCAGGTTTTTGCTCCATAAGGAGCTTAACAACAAGATAAGGGCTATAAAGGGCAAGCCCGGGTTTAGAATCTTCTATAATGGGAATAGGCTTTTGATAACAAGCGGTATTAGTTTTGCCTATCTGTGCGATATAGTGGAGGAGTTTGGCCTTCATGATAAGGTTCGAATCTTGAAGATAGACATGCCCTTTCCAATAGATGAGCTAAAGCTGCAGGAGTATGTGGATAGATACAACGATGTGTTGGTGATTGAGGAGGGTTATCCGGTCATTGAGAATCAGATCATAGACAGAAGAAGGATAAAGGGCAGGTGGAACGGCTTTGTGCCTTCTGAGGGGGAGTTAACGATCGATGTGATCAAGGGGCTTTTGAGGGATTTTGGTGTTTTAGAATTCAAAGAAAACACAGTGGCTGTAAAGCCCCCTTTCAAGAGGCCTTCGTTATGCCCCGGATGTGGCCACAGGAGCGCCTTTTTTGCCATCAGGGAGGTTTTTAAGAACCAGGCCATCTATACCGGTGATATAGGCTGCTATACCTTAGGGTTGAATCTAAAGGCTGTTGATACGGTTCACTGTATGGGGGCATCGGTCTCCTTCGCCTTTGGTTTTGATAAGGCATTCTCTATAGCCGGTGATTTTAAATACATAGTGGCGACAATAGGCGATTCGACATTCTTCCACTCAGGTATAACCCCGCTGATAGATGCAATGCACAACAAATCAAGATTCATCCTGGTTATTTTAGATAATGCAACCACGGCCATGACGGGCAACCAACCGACGCCCGCAAATCCGTTTAACGCTGCTTTCGATGGAGCAAACCCCATATCCATAGAATCAACCGTTAGGTCGTTGGGCGTTGAGTTTTTGAGGGTTAGGGATGCATACGATATAGAAGGCCTAAAGACAGACCTAAAAGAGGCCAAACAATACATAGAAACCCACAGCAAACCGGCCGTTTTGATATTTAGGCATCCGTGCGTCTATACGAAAGAGGGGCTCTCTTTGAACCCCGCATTTGAGGATGTATATGTTGATGAGGCCAAATGCACCGGTTGTAAGATTTGCATAAACAGGTTTGAGTGTCCATCGCTTCTGTTTGATGAGGATACAAAGAAGGTCACTATCGACCTGTCCACATGTATAAAATGCGGGCAGTGCATCTATTCATGCCCTTACAACGCTATAAAGGTGAAGAAATGA
- a CDS encoding 2-oxoacid:acceptor oxidoreductase family protein — translation MKLVILGVGGMGSISLSKTIASMAINRGLAVKSSEIHGMAKKGGLVEIQMKIDEGLSGVVLQGEADFSFVMNKDYTDYGQAFLKRDGRLIMADRDTVEGIVRDLGDVRFVGSFLLARFIGYQDVFREDDALNVLEKLKEGEKNIEAFKRGLI, via the coding sequence ATGAAGCTTGTTATTTTGGGTGTTGGTGGAATGGGGTCTATATCCCTTTCAAAAACCATAGCATCAATGGCCATAAACAGGGGATTGGCCGTAAAATCCAGTGAGATACACGGTATGGCAAAAAAGGGCGGCCTTGTTGAGATTCAAATGAAGATCGACGAGGGCTTAAGCGGTGTTGTATTGCAGGGCGAGGCCGATTTCTCCTTCGTTATGAACAAGGATTACACAGATTACGGCCAGGCCTTTCTCAAAAGAGATGGAAGGCTCATAATGGCCGATAGGGATACGGTTGAGGGTATAGTGAGGGATTTGGGTGATGTTAGGTTTGTCGGTTCATTCTTACTTGCCAGATTCATAGGCTATCAGGATGTCTTTAGAGAAGATGATGCCCTGAATGTGCTTGAAAAGCTCAAGGAGGGCGAAAAAAACATAGAGGCTTTTAAGAGGGGTTTGATATGA
- a CDS encoding phenylacetate--CoA ligase family protein: MIFNKEMETLPQEEIRKLQLERLKKTLRLIKNSSSVFKEKYKDIEPEDIKSLDDLKGLPLLEKDELRRAYPFEHISVDDGEWMRMHMSSGTTGTPVINVMTRNDIEQWKEIMARCYYAAGVGPDDRIQITPSFGLFNGGFGFHYGAERIGAFVIPIGAGRTRLQLKFIKELGTTTITAIASYPLRLMEVAKEIGFDFKETRLRVAILGAEVWSDSLRKRIEDEMGVDTYDIIGMTETGGVGMGIDCEAKNGIHIWEDHYIVEIIDPKTGEVLPDGEEGEMVITTLTREGLPLLRYRTRDITRIISRDVCDCGRTHLRVDRLKGRTDDMLKVKGVNFYPSQIESILMKYEQLSPYYNIVIEKVKGKGSMTIVAERRNGFSSEQLEKLSNELYDFLGFHCHIQIVPEGTLERPQGKAVRVIDKRAK, from the coding sequence ATGATTTTTAACAAAGAGATGGAGACTCTGCCGCAGGAGGAGATTAGAAAACTCCAGCTTGAGAGGCTGAAGAAGACCTTAAGGCTTATAAAGAATTCAAGCTCTGTCTTCAAAGAAAAGTATAAAGACATAGAGCCTGAGGATATAAAGAGCCTGGATGATTTGAAGGGGTTGCCCCTGCTTGAGAAGGATGAGCTCAGGAGGGCGTATCCGTTTGAGCATATCAGCGTCGATGATGGTGAATGGATGAGGATGCACATGAGTTCGGGCACAACCGGGACGCCCGTTATCAATGTTATGACAAGAAACGATATAGAGCAGTGGAAGGAGATAATGGCACGCTGCTATTATGCGGCGGGTGTCGGGCCTGATGATAGGATTCAGATAACGCCATCCTTTGGTCTGTTCAACGGCGGATTCGGCTTTCACTATGGAGCAGAGAGGATAGGCGCCTTTGTTATACCCATTGGCGCTGGAAGAACCCGCCTGCAGCTTAAGTTTATAAAGGAGCTTGGGACGACGACGATTACAGCAATCGCCTCGTACCCTTTGAGATTGATGGAGGTGGCAAAAGAGATCGGTTTTGATTTTAAAGAAACCAGACTTAGGGTTGCCATCCTGGGTGCTGAGGTATGGTCTGACAGTTTAAGGAAGAGGATAGAGGATGAAATGGGTGTGGATACATACGACATAATAGGCATGACCGAGACAGGCGGCGTGGGTATGGGCATAGATTGTGAGGCCAAAAATGGTATTCACATATGGGAGGATCACTATATAGTTGAGATAATAGACCCAAAAACCGGAGAGGTTTTACCCGACGGGGAAGAGGGTGAAATGGTAATAACAACCCTGACAAGGGAGGGTTTGCCGCTTTTAAGATACAGAACCAGAGATATAACCAGGATCATCTCAAGGGATGTTTGTGACTGCGGCAGGACGCATCTAAGGGTGGATAGGCTCAAGGGCAGAACGGACGATATGCTCAAGGTAAAGGGTGTTAACTTCTATCCTTCCCAGATTGAGAGCATTTTGATGAAGTATGAGCAGCTTTCACCTTATTACAACATAGTGATAGAGAAGGTTAAGGGCAAGGGGAGTATGACGATTGTGGCAGAAAGGAGAAACGGCTTCAGCTCAGAGCAGCTTGAAAAACTCTCCAACGAGCTTTACGACTTTTTGGGTTTCCACTGCCATATACAGATAGTCCCTGAAGGCACGCTGGAAAGGCCGCAGGGTAAAGCTGTGAGGGTCATCGATAAAAGGGCTAAATAG
- a CDS encoding motility-associated protein, whose amino-acid sequence MNAGGIVLTLLAVVGAFVYEGGNPAVLIQIGEYIVLFGAFFGMLLSNASPSALKGSFGVILGIAKPDPYNKKNYLELLKIVYDLSTKVRKDGILSLEAVVDDPESSPILQDATFFLKNKEARSLLIDALRNIVTGIEVEKLEEMLDTNIESIEKEAMAPAKMVGVLAESMPGMGIVAAVMGVILTMGALGGSILVIGEHIAAALTGTFLGLLMCYGIFGPMAKYAEFKTEDMVAYLNALKTGIIYIAKGDAPIIAMEAVRESIPPLARPEFDEAESFVKGK is encoded by the coding sequence ATGAACGCTGGTGGTATAGTTCTAACGCTGTTGGCAGTTGTCGGAGCATTTGTCTATGAGGGTGGTAATCCTGCTGTTCTAATCCAGATCGGTGAGTATATAGTCTTGTTCGGTGCTTTTTTTGGCATGTTGCTCTCCAACGCCTCACCCAGCGCATTGAAGGGCTCATTTGGTGTTATCTTGGGTATTGCAAAGCCCGATCCATACAACAAGAAGAACTATTTAGAGTTGTTGAAGATCGTCTATGATCTATCCACAAAGGTCAGAAAAGACGGTATTCTATCGTTAGAGGCCGTTGTCGATGATCCGGAATCATCCCCGATTTTGCAGGATGCAACCTTCTTTTTAAAGAACAAGGAGGCAAGAAGCCTCTTGATCGACGCCTTAAGGAATATCGTTACCGGTATTGAGGTGGAAAAATTAGAGGAGATGCTGGATACCAACATAGAGAGTATAGAGAAGGAGGCCATGGCGCCTGCAAAGATGGTGGGAGTATTGGCTGAGTCGATGCCTGGTATGGGTATCGTTGCAGCTGTTATGGGTGTTATCCTGACGATGGGCGCCTTGGGTGGTTCTATTCTTGTAATTGGTGAGCATATCGCAGCAGCCCTTACAGGAACATTCCTGGGTTTGCTTATGTGTTATGGAATATTCGGTCCTATGGCCAAGTATGCCGAATTCAAAACAGAAGATATGGTTGCCTATCTCAACGCCTTAAAGACAGGCATAATATACATAGCCAAGGGTGATGCACCGATTATAGCCATGGAGGCTGTAAGGGAGAGTATTCCACCACTTGCAAGGCCTGAGTTTGATGAGGCCGAATCCTTTGTAAAGGGTAAGTGA
- a CDS encoding flagellar motor protein MotB: MAEENQEGGIVKKCKKCKCEEGGGSAWEVAYGDFMTSMMAFFLVMWLIAATNVKQRKVLSTYFTQPGATSLTEGSSMLPSKGVFDIGSRSLTVSQRIPEMPLPSIQPQKTLKGRGLIPKVLRKSGGGIGQSKQTMNLYNIMKKIQQVIASRKELLQYRNQIKMEITEEGLRIVIFDKNKRPMFYPGSDKLEPWAKEVLDIVAQQLADISNKITIEGHTDAHPYVVGGLSNWDLSTMRANAARREIEAVGVSADRFDSIVGYGDTRPVPGTNPEDPINRRIVILVKKL, translated from the coding sequence ATGGCTGAAGAGAACCAAGAGGGTGGAATAGTCAAAAAATGCAAGAAATGTAAGTGTGAAGAGGGTGGAGGCAGCGCCTGGGAGGTTGCATACGGGGACTTCATGACCTCCATGATGGCCTTCTTTTTGGTCATGTGGCTGATTGCCGCCACCAATGTTAAGCAGAGAAAGGTGCTATCCACCTATTTTACCCAGCCAGGTGCCACATCGCTGACAGAGGGCTCCTCAATGCTCCCATCCAAGGGCGTGTTCGATATAGGCTCAAGAAGCCTGACCGTTTCTCAACGAATACCCGAGATGCCGCTTCCGTCCATTCAGCCCCAAAAGACGCTGAAGGGCAGGGGGCTTATACCTAAGGTTTTGAGAAAGAGCGGTGGCGGAATTGGCCAGAGCAAGCAGACGATGAACCTCTATAACATAATGAAGAAGATCCAGCAGGTTATAGCAAGCAGAAAAGAGCTGTTGCAATACAGAAACCAGATCAAGATGGAGATAACAGAAGAGGGGCTGCGTATAGTGATATTTGACAAAAACAAAAGGCCTATGTTTTATCCTGGATCGGATAAGCTTGAGCCGTGGGCTAAAGAGGTGTTGGACATAGTGGCTCAGCAGCTTGCCGATATATCGAATAAGATCACTATCGAGGGGCATACGGATGCCCATCCCTATGTGGTTGGTGGTTTGAGCAATTGGGATCTTTCCACGATGAGGGCCAATGCAGCAAGGAGGGAGATAGAGGCTGTAGGTGTTTCGGCCGATAGGTTCGATAGTATTGTGGGATATGGTGATACCAGACCGGTGCCTGGAACCAACCCTGAAGACCCCATAAACAGGCGTATCGTGATCCTTGTGAAGAAGCTTTAG